DNA from Gemmatimonadota bacterium:
CACGCGGAAACGGAACAGGGGTCCGCCAGAGAGACGGGACCCCTGAAAACGAAGAAGTCCCCAGTGGCCGCTGGGGACTCCCTCGGAACGGCACGGAAACGGGCCGGCCGCCTTCGCTGTCGTTGTCGCGCGAAGCATAGGCCGTGAGCCCGGCGAGTGTCAAGGTCGGCGTGCGCCTGCGTGCGCCGGCCGCCCGAGGGGTGGCTCCTCCCGCTGGGGGAGGTGTCCACCGCCATGCGCCGGGCCGCGAGGACACCAGTCGATGCTGAGCGCGAGCGATGTGAAGCGGGGTCGACCCGACGCCCTGGCCGACGTGCCGGGCACGCCCGACCTCGCCCTCACCCGGGCGGTGGTGCTGTATTGGGACCGCCAGGTGATCGGTTCCGCCACGTCCCATCTGGACGACATCGGCGTCGGCCTGGTCCTGGAGGGCCGCTACGCCGCCTCCACGTCCGTCCTCGATCTCGGCAGCACGCGCGTGCGCGAGCTCGACCTGTCCCGTGAGCTGGCCGTGCTGGGCTGGGTCCGACAGGAGACGCTGACCCACGTGCTGGATCTCATCAGCGCCACCGCCGAGCCGACCCGTCCCGGCGCCCTCGCCGGACCCTACTGCTTCGGGCTGGGCCTGCGCGTGCTGGGGCACCTCGGATTCTCGAGCCTGACCCGGGCTGCCTTCCTCCGGATCGGCTTCCGGGACGTTCGCCGCGACGTCGACGCGGACGGCCGTCGCGGCATCCGCGTGGATCTGGGGGAGGACGGCGTCGCCGCCTTCTCGCTCGATCCCGACGACGTCACCCTGAAGGTCCAGGTCGATCGGCCCCGTGATCCGGCCCACCTCGAGGTGGCCCTGGGTCGCTGCTTCCCCGGCTTCCCGCTGCGCCGGGCCGGCCTGCTGCCCCGTGGTTCCTCGGTGCTGTACGAAGCGCGGCTTCCGCTGCCGCGCTCGGTGGGCGAGACCCGGGAGCTGATGCGCCAGATCCGAGGAGGGCTGACACGCCTGGTCGCGCGCTTCGAGCCGGCGCGGCACGAGGAGCTGGCGCGCGGCCTGGAGACCTTCGGGGCACGCGACACGTTGCTGCGGTTCCACCCGGCGGGCGCGGCCTCCGCCGCCCTGCTGGAGCCGCAACCGCACGTCGACACCCCACTGACCGTCCACTAGCCCGGAGAACGTCCCCCGATGGGCGAACGAACCGTCTTCTACACCGGAGCCTCCCGCGGTCCGGTGCTGCAGTGGACCCGCACGCGGGCGCCGGCCGAGCAAGCCGCGCGTGCCTCGTACGATCGGTACCTGGAGCGTCAGTGCCAGGCGTTCCTGCACCTGGTGCCGCGCGAGGGGATCCGTCCCCTCTACGCCCGCGCCCGCGCCTGGGCCGCCGAGCGGGGGATGCACGAGGCCAAGGATCCCATGGCCTCGCTGCTCGCCTACTGTCGTGCGCATCTGCCGCTGCCCTCCTTCCGGGTGTGGATGGAGGACGTGGAGGCCCACCCGGGCGCGCACGCGGAGGAGATCTCCAGGCTGCCGACCTCCGAGGAGGACCGGGCGCCGAGCCGTCTGGCGGCGCGTACGATCGAGTACGGGGGTCGTCGCTGGAACGTGGGTCTGAACGTCTTCCACGAGGACGGCACCTGGCGGGGATTCCTGGAGTTCCACGAGGCTCCGCATGTCGGAGTGCCCGTACGGGCGCACCGTACGGCGACCGTGTTCTGCGAGCCCAGGCTCACCACCGTGCAGGAGATCTTCGAGGGCTTCCGCGACGACACGCTCGCCGGTTTCCTGCGTTCCACGCTGCCCTGAGCCTCCGACGTTTTTTGGTAAATTTTCCCCGTGGGTCCGGTCACGATTTCGCGACGGCCAACCCCCGGAATCTCCCGTGGCGGCGCGGTTTCTCTCTAAAAAATTACGAAAAACCGGTGAGCGGTCCACGCCCGGAACACGTGGATTCTCAACCCCGCGAGAATTTGCGCAACGCATTGTGGTACAAGAACTTACGGGCCGTGCCCCAAGCCTCTGGACGAGGGGTCGCCGACTTGCGGGGGCGTCGCCGCTTCCCTAAGATCGTCGCGCGGTCGGGGACGGTCTGTGTCCTGGCAAATTGGGGTGCCCGAGCGCTGTCCACGGCGAGTGAGTTCGGTTCGTTTTCGGTACGGAGGGTCAAGGTCTGCTCATGTGGGAGACGTGCTCGGTCCAGCTGAAGGTTCGACTTCCCAAGGAAGTCGCGGCGCAGGCGGAAGAGGTCCAGATGACCGATCCGGAGTTCCTGAGTCGCGTGGTTCTCTACGGCCTGACGCGGAGATCGATCTACCGTCACCTGCGGGAGCAGGGCACGCCCGCCGCTGTCGAGAGCGCCCCCTCGCCGTACCTGACCTGAGCCGCATGTTCGGTCGGCGATGCCCGGCATAGTCGGGCAGCCGCCTCCGATCGACCCTGAAAGCGCGTCGGACCTCCGGTCCGGCGCGCTTTTTCGTGTGGCATCGCTCCGTGACCGGAGGTACCGGGGGGATGGGCCCGACCCGCCCGGGGCTGGCGGAACCCGGACCAGCACCCCATATGTCGGGCCGGAGTCCCCCGACTTCGAGACATGGAGGCTCTGGTGAGCGAGCCACAGGCCAAGGGCCCTCGGCTCTCCGACGATCAGGCGGTGCTCCGGGCCAAGTACTTCGACTACTGCTCGGCCCGTGTCGCCGGTCTGTTCCTCACATTGTCGCCGGACGAGATCTTCGTCCTGGCGGAATCGGCATACCGCGACGCGGCCCGCCCCGCGGAGCGGTCCTACGACGCCATGGTCCGGGCCGCGACCACCGTGCTGGCTCGCCGTCTGGGCCTGCCCGCGTTCGAGGAATGGGCACAGGCCTATGCCGAGGACCCCACCCGCTTCGAATCCGAGCTCCTGGGCCTGTGGGCGAGCGACCCCGGTTCGGCTCCGCCCCACTGAGTCCGTGCCCGAGCGACCTCGACCGAGGGGAACGACCGAGGGGCGGGCGCCGGTGGCGCCCGCCCCTCGTCACGACAGCCCTGGCTTCCCCCGGGCCGGCCGAACCGCCCCGGATGGGAGGCTCGATCAGGCCGGGAGATCCCCGATCAGAACGGGAGGTCGTCGTCCGGCTCGCTCAACGGAGGCGGGCTGCCCCCGCCGGAGCGGTCGTAGGACGAACCCCCGCCGCCGTAGCCGCCCGACGAGCGGCCGCCGCCCCCGCCGTCCCCACCGCCGCCGGGCCCGCCCGACCCGAGCATGACCATGTCGGACGCCACGATGTCGGTCCAGTAGCGGGTCCCACCCTGGTCGTCCTGGGTCTGCGAGTACTCGATGCGGCCTTCGACGTAGATGCGGTCTCCCTTGTGCACCCACTGCTCGACGATGTCGGCGAGCTTCCCGAAGAAGGTGACGCGGTGCCAGTCCGTGCGCTCCTGCTGCTGGCCGGAGCGGTCCTGGAAGGTGCGGTTCGTGGCCACCGACATCTTGGCGATCTTGGCGCCCCCGGGCGTCATCCGGATCTCGGGATCGTTGCCGACGTTGCCGATCAATTGCGCTTTGTTCAGGGACCGAGCCATCGCTCCGGGCACTCCTGGGTGTGGAAGGACTTCGTGCGACGAGACAGCGCGCTGCCGCGGATGAGCGCGCCGAGAGGGAAGGTACCAGCGGGGCGGGGCGCTCGCCATGTGTCCGGGGGGCGTTCGTAGCCCTCCCGGCGGGTGGCGAGCGACCCCGGGAAAGGGGTAGCTTCCCGGCCATGAGCGAACTCGAATTCGTACGTGTGGAGCGGGACGGCGCCATCGCCACGGTGGTCATCGACCGACCCGAGAAGCTGAACGCGCTGAACCCGCAGGTGATCGACGAGATCGGCCGGGCGTTCGGCGGCCTCAAGGACGACGCCGACGTGTTGGGCGTCCTCCTGCGCGGGGGCGGCGAGAAAGCCTTCGTGGCCGGGGCCGACATCGGCGTGCTGGCCACCATGGACCCGCTCACGGGCGTGGACGTGAGCCGTCAGGGGCAGGCCGTCTTCCGGGCCATCGAGCGCTTTCCCAAGCCGGTGGTGGCCGCCATCGGGGGATTCGCGCTTGGGGGTGGCTGCG
Protein-coding regions in this window:
- a CDS encoding single-stranded DNA-binding protein; its protein translation is MARSLNKAQLIGNVGNDPEIRMTPGGAKIAKMSVATNRTFQDRSGQQQERTDWHRVTFFGKLADIVEQWVHKGDRIYVEGRIEYSQTQDDQGGTRYWTDIVASDMVMLGSGGPGGGGDGGGGGRSSGGYGGGGSSYDRSGGGSPPPLSEPDDDLPF